In Neisseria dentiae, one DNA window encodes the following:
- a CDS encoding pyrimidine 5'-nucleotidase produces the protein MNCQTVWLFDLDNTLHHADAGIFTLINRHMTAYLAERLNLGEKAASDLRQDYWHRYGATLAGLRLHHPEVCVNEFLQRSHPLNEILPALVPVAGAAETLGRLNGQKAIFSNAPSFYVRALAEAMAIAPYFDALFGTDDFGLLYKPHPQSYLTVCGKLGADPKHCIMVDDSADNLQAAKNLGMKTVWFGTDAYPLPFVDCAAPDMAALRQWAAAATVNPATMNEATI, from the coding sequence ATGAATTGTCAAACCGTTTGGTTGTTCGATCTCGACAACACCCTGCATCACGCCGATGCAGGCATTTTTACCTTAATTAACCGCCACATGACTGCCTACCTCGCCGAGCGGCTGAACCTCGGCGAAAAAGCCGCCTCCGATTTGCGGCAGGATTATTGGCACCGCTACGGCGCCACGCTGGCAGGGCTGCGGCTGCACCACCCCGAAGTGTGTGTAAACGAGTTTTTACAACGCAGCCATCCGTTAAACGAAATCCTGCCCGCGCTGGTGCCGGTGGCGGGGGCGGCAGAAACTTTAGGCCGTCTGAACGGTCAAAAAGCAATATTCTCCAACGCGCCTTCGTTTTATGTGCGCGCGCTGGCCGAAGCCATGGCCATCGCGCCCTATTTCGACGCCTTGTTCGGCACCGACGATTTCGGTTTGCTCTACAAACCCCACCCGCAGTCTTATTTAACCGTTTGCGGCAAACTCGGCGCCGACCCCAAGCACTGTATTATGGTGGACGACAGCGCCGACAACCTGCAAGCCGCCAAAAACCTGGGCATGAAAACCGTTTGGTTCGGCACCGACGCCTACCCCCTGCCTTTTGTGGACTGCGCCGCCCCCGATATGGCCGCGCTGCGGCAATGGGCAGCGGCGGCAACGGTGAATCCTGCCACTATGAATGAGGCAACAATTTGA
- the glmU gene encoding bifunctional UDP-N-acetylglucosamine diphosphorylase/glucosamine-1-phosphate N-acetyltransferase GlmU, whose translation MSQSPLHVVILAAGKGTRMYSKLPKVLHEIGGEPMMARVIDTARSLNPAGIHVVIGHGKEMVRERVKRDVNWVEQTEQLGTGHAVKMALPHLPPEGRTLVLYGDVPLTDTATLEALLEAAGSEVGLLTDVLDNPAGYGRIIREGGKVVAIVEEKDANPEQKAVKETNTGILVLPNAKLESWLNSLSSNNAQGEYYLTDLIALANADGIAVRPVQVAASYLAAGVNNKVQLAELERIFQTNQAQALLTAGVTLRDPARFDLRGRLKHGQDVVIDVNVVLEGEVELGDNVEIGANCVIKNAKIGAGTKIAPFSSLENCEIGTAAAIGPYARLRPGAKLADEVHIGNFVEVKNTVMGKGSKANHLTYLGDAEIGSQTNIGAGTITANYDGVNKHKTVIGDDVRIGSNVVLVAPVSLGNKVTIGGGSTITKNCEDNTLVLARARQTIIEGWIRPEKESKK comes from the coding sequence ATGAGCCAATCACCTCTTCACGTTGTTATCCTCGCCGCGGGCAAAGGCACGCGCATGTATTCCAAACTGCCCAAAGTGCTGCACGAAATCGGCGGCGAACCGATGATGGCGCGCGTTATCGACACCGCCCGCAGCCTCAACCCCGCAGGCATTCATGTGGTTATCGGCCACGGCAAAGAAATGGTGCGCGAAAGAGTAAAGCGCGACGTGAACTGGGTGGAGCAAACCGAACAGCTCGGCACCGGCCACGCCGTGAAAATGGCCTTGCCGCACCTGCCCCCGGAAGGCCGCACGCTGGTGCTCTACGGCGACGTGCCGCTCACCGACACCGCCACGCTTGAAGCCCTGCTCGAAGCCGCGGGCAGCGAAGTCGGCCTGCTTACCGATGTGCTCGACAACCCCGCAGGCTACGGCCGCATCATCCGCGAAGGCGGCAAAGTGGTGGCGATTGTCGAAGAAAAAGATGCCAACCCCGAACAAAAAGCCGTGAAAGAAACCAACACCGGCATTTTGGTGCTGCCCAACGCCAAGCTCGAAAGCTGGCTGAACAGCCTCTCCAGCAACAACGCGCAGGGCGAATATTATTTAACCGACCTGATTGCGCTGGCCAACGCCGACGGCATCGCCGTGCGCCCCGTGCAGGTGGCCGCCTCTTATCTGGCCGCCGGCGTCAACAACAAAGTGCAGCTCGCAGAGCTGGAACGCATTTTCCAAACCAATCAGGCGCAAGCGCTGCTCACCGCCGGCGTAACCCTGCGCGATCCCGCCCGCTTCGATTTGAGAGGCCGTCTGAAACACGGCCAAGATGTGGTGATTGATGTGAACGTGGTGCTCGAAGGCGAAGTGGAGCTGGGCGACAACGTGGAAATCGGCGCCAACTGTGTGATTAAAAACGCCAAAATCGGCGCCGGAACCAAAATCGCCCCGTTTTCCAGCCTGGAAAACTGCGAAATCGGCACCGCCGCCGCCATCGGCCCCTATGCCCGCCTGCGCCCCGGCGCGAAACTGGCCGACGAAGTACACATCGGCAACTTCGTTGAGGTGAAAAACACCGTGATGGGCAAAGGCAGCAAAGCCAACCACCTCACTTATCTGGGCGATGCCGAAATCGGCAGCCAAACCAATATCGGCGCCGGCACCATCACCGCCAACTACGACGGCGTGAACAAACACAAAACCGTAATCGGCGACGACGTGCGCATCGGCTCGAACGTGGTGCTGGTCGCCCCCGTGTCGCTGGGCAACAAAGTAACCATCGGCGGCGGCAGCACCATCACCAAAAACTGCGAAGACAACACCCTCGTACTCGCCCGCGCCCGCCAAACCATCATCGAAGGCTGGATACGGCCCGAGAAAGAAAGCAAGAAATAA
- a CDS encoding thiamine ABC transporter substrate-binding protein, translated as MNRQRQILTALGIWLLGAQAFAQTEVRLAVHGSFSLPKETIAKFEQENNAKVSVIKAGSGNEMLNKLILSRAKPIADAVYGLDNANIAKAVQNGILADKQPASAPVNASLPGALAVDYGYVVLNYDKKWFEQNKLPLPQSLQDLAKPAYKNLLVTPNPGTSSPGLSFLMANIGGLGEEAAFKWWGEMRRNGVKVAKSWSDAYNTDFTQNGGSRPLIVSYATSPAAEVHYGKGKYTEPPTGNLFLKGGVFRQVEGAAVLKGAKQPALAMKLVSYLQSADVQQALPIEMWVYPAVKGTPLPKVFEFAQTPPKHDAPSAKQMAEKQKQWVSRWMKVVLK; from the coding sequence ATGAACAGACAACGGCAGATCTTAACGGCTTTGGGTATTTGGCTTTTGGGCGCGCAGGCTTTCGCGCAAACCGAAGTGCGGCTGGCGGTGCACGGCTCGTTCAGCCTGCCCAAGGAAACCATCGCCAAATTCGAGCAGGAAAACAATGCCAAAGTGTCCGTTATCAAGGCGGGCAGCGGCAACGAAATGCTCAACAAGCTGATTTTGAGCCGCGCCAAGCCGATTGCCGACGCGGTGTACGGGTTGGACAACGCCAACATCGCCAAAGCCGTGCAAAACGGCATACTGGCCGACAAACAGCCTGCTTCGGCGCCGGTAAACGCCTCGCTGCCCGGCGCGCTGGCGGTAGATTACGGCTATGTGGTGCTGAACTACGATAAAAAATGGTTTGAGCAAAACAAGCTGCCGTTGCCGCAGTCGCTGCAAGATTTGGCCAAGCCTGCCTATAAAAACCTGCTGGTTACGCCCAACCCCGGCACGTCCAGCCCCGGTTTGTCGTTTTTAATGGCCAACATCGGCGGGTTGGGCGAAGAGGCCGCCTTTAAATGGTGGGGCGAAATGCGCCGCAACGGCGTGAAAGTGGCGAAAAGCTGGAGCGACGCCTACAACACCGATTTCACCCAAAACGGCGGCTCTCGCCCGCTGATTGTGAGCTACGCCACCAGCCCCGCCGCCGAAGTGCATTACGGCAAAGGCAAATACACCGAGCCGCCCACCGGCAACTTGTTTCTCAAAGGCGGCGTGTTCCGCCAAGTGGAAGGCGCGGCGGTACTCAAAGGTGCGAAACAGCCCGCGCTGGCAATGAAGCTGGTGTCTTACCTGCAAAGCGCCGACGTGCAGCAAGCCCTGCCGATCGAAATGTGGGTTTATCCGGCGGTGAAAGGCACGCCGCTGCCGAAAGTGTTTGAGTTTGCCCAAACCCCGCCCAAGCATGATGCACCAAGCGCCAAGCAAATGGCGGAAAAGCAGAAACAATGGGTTAGCCGCTGGATGAAAGTGGTGTTGAAATAA
- a CDS encoding spore cortex protein: MRYIALLAALAALAGCSWETYQNAEGRTALRQKYEPGTPVVYQDGTYSRNMRYNQFRPEQRAVTSGNGGHDVRGTHWQKPGSGQPEAEPVNGATPDTAQ; this comes from the coding sequence ATGCGCTATATCGCTCTTTTGGCCGCCCTCGCCGCACTGGCGGGCTGCTCTTGGGAAACCTACCAAAACGCCGAAGGCCGCACCGCGCTGCGCCAGAAATACGAACCCGGCACCCCCGTGGTGTATCAGGACGGCACTTATTCGCGCAATATGCGCTACAACCAGTTCCGCCCCGAGCAGCGTGCCGTTACTTCGGGCAACGGCGGGCACGATGTGCGCGGCACCCACTGGCAGAAACCCGGCAGCGGGCAGCCCGAAGCCGAGCCGGTAAACGGTGCAACACCCGATACGGCGCAATAA